The Desulfovibrio sp. genome has a window encoding:
- a CDS encoding methyl-accepting chemotaxis protein: MKNQKIAVKIVGSVCILLTLVCSGIGVMSYLTAYSAIEKRVQDALPTMAEDAAKYIRATLDLYVLGIEGVAGRAMVRSMEWDKQEAALKEEIKRQGFLDMGIATPDGKTKYTDGSSADLGDRDYFKAAASGKTMMSDVIISRVTNKPVMILATPIKDGAKVIGVVIGRLDGALLSSITDKVRYGKSGYSYIINEKGALIAHDKREFVYEARNFLEEGKTKPEFKLLSEMMQRMVKGEKGFDDYTFMGSERYFGFAPVPGTRWSIAVGAIKNDVLSDVLEMRMKFITVSLCFLLFGAIVSYLLARSIANPVKKLMAAAIAVSQGDLSASSGLDQKDEIGILDGALKTMVSTLVAKMSEAEEQTALAQQESEKAHQATLEAQDAKEKAERAKAEGMLHAAHQLESVVEIVTSASEELSAQIDESSRGSEAQAHRVDETATAMEEMNATVLEVAKSASHAAQTADQAKAKAEEGSKIVDLVVKGIGDVQRQAQGMKTDMDSLGKQAEGIGQIMNVITDIADQTNLLALNAAIEAARAGEAGRGFAVVADEVRKLAEKTMTATKEVGDAIRGIQEGTRKNSENVDRSGRTIEEATSLANRSGDALKEIVSLVETTSDQVRSIATASEQQSSASEEINHSIEDVSRISSETSDAMRQSAQAVGELASQAQVLKNLIDQMKDEGGAGSGSTSANARKALAGART; this comes from the coding sequence GTGAAGAATCAAAAAATTGCTGTAAAGATTGTTGGAAGCGTCTGTATTCTTTTGACTCTGGTTTGTTCAGGAATTGGAGTGATGTCCTACCTGACAGCATATTCTGCCATAGAGAAGCGTGTGCAAGACGCTCTGCCGACAATGGCTGAAGATGCGGCAAAGTATATCAGGGCGACTCTTGATCTCTATGTTTTGGGGATTGAAGGAGTAGCCGGGCGTGCTATGGTGAGAAGCATGGAGTGGGACAAGCAGGAAGCCGCTTTGAAGGAAGAGATAAAACGGCAGGGCTTTCTCGACATGGGGATTGCCACGCCGGATGGTAAAACAAAGTATACTGATGGGTCCAGCGCTGACCTGGGTGATCGCGATTATTTCAAAGCTGCGGCATCCGGAAAGACAATGATGTCGGATGTGATCATTAGCCGCGTGACGAACAAACCCGTGATGATCCTCGCCACGCCCATAAAGGATGGAGCAAAGGTCATAGGAGTTGTCATTGGGAGACTGGACGGTGCATTGCTTTCAAGCATTACGGATAAAGTGAGATATGGAAAAAGTGGATATTCATATATAATTAATGAAAAAGGGGCGCTGATCGCTCATGATAAACGTGAGTTTGTCTACGAGGCGCGCAATTTCCTTGAAGAAGGGAAAACAAAACCTGAGTTCAAGCTGCTTTCGGAAATGATGCAGCGAATGGTGAAGGGTGAGAAAGGCTTTGATGACTATACATTCATGGGGTCCGAGAGATATTTCGGATTCGCGCCAGTTCCAGGGACACGTTGGTCAATCGCAGTCGGGGCAATAAAGAACGATGTTCTTTCCGACGTTCTTGAGATGCGAATGAAATTTATCACGGTGTCATTATGCTTCTTACTCTTTGGCGCTATAGTATCTTATCTTTTAGCCCGGTCTATAGCAAATCCTGTAAAGAAACTGATGGCGGCTGCGATAGCGGTTTCCCAAGGTGATCTGTCCGCAAGCTCCGGTCTTGATCAAAAAGATGAGATCGGTATCCTGGACGGAGCATTGAAGACCATGGTGTCCACTCTTGTGGCTAAAATGAGCGAAGCAGAAGAGCAGACCGCTCTTGCGCAGCAGGAATCTGAGAAAGCGCATCAAGCTACTCTGGAAGCTCAAGACGCAAAAGAAAAGGCTGAGCGTGCCAAGGCAGAAGGAATGCTCCATGCCGCGCATCAGCTCGAAAGTGTCGTTGAGATCGTCACGTCCGCTTCTGAAGAACTGTCGGCGCAGATTGACGAATCGAGCAGAGGCTCTGAGGCCCAGGCACATCGTGTCGATGAAACCGCCACTGCCATGGAGGAGATGAACGCCACTGTTCTCGAGGTGGCCAAGAGCGCATCTCATGCCGCCCAAACAGCGGACCAGGCCAAAGCCAAGGCTGAAGAAGGTTCGAAAATCGTCGATCTGGTTGTGAAAGGAATCGGCGACGTGCAGCGTCAGGCACAGGGAATGAAGACAGACATGGATTCTCTGGGAAAACAGGCCGAAGGCATTGGCCAGATCATGAATGTCATCACCGATATTGCCGACCAAACCAACCTGCTGGCTTTAAACGCGGCTATCGAGGCGGCCCGTGCTGGCGAGGCCGGGCGGGGGTTTGCGGTTGTTGCCGACGAGGTGCGCAAGCTTGCTGAGAAGACAATGACCGCTACCAAGGAAGTCGGGGACGCCATCAGGGGCATTCAAGAGGGAACGAGGAAAAACAGTGAGAACGTGGATCGCTCCGGCCGGACAATTGAGGAGGCCACGTCCCTCGCCAACAGGTCCGGAGATGCCCTGAAAGAGATTGTCTCTCTGGTGGAAACAACTTCGGACCAGGTCCGCTCCATTGCCACCGCTTCGGAACAGCAGTCCTCGGCGAGTGAAGAGATCAACCACAGCATCGAGGACGTAAGCCGGATCTCTTCGGAAACCTCCGATGCCATGCGCCAGTCAGCCCAGGCAGTCGGGGAATTGGCCAGCCAGGCGCAGGTGTTG